The Fictibacillus arsenicus genome contains a region encoding:
- a CDS encoding transglycosylase domain-containing protein: MKFWQIYKEATKQQKIRWIKKWGLIASGSLVLSFIGLLLLAKLMGPPALLVPQTTIMYAADGSKMGEINNGGQNRYWLPLKKIDKDVIKATISIEDKSFYKHNGFDFKRIAGALLADIKAGSKVQGASTITQQYARNLFLTHEKTWRRKFQEAFYTLRLEMSYSKDEILEGYLNTIYYGHGSYGIQSASRYYFGKNAEELTLAESSMLAGIPKGPSYYSPILHEENAKKRQEIILTSMAEDGSIKKGKIKNAVSEKLTYVQEEDEEVAAVAPYFQDAVMRTLKKELNINTNSVQFGGLRIYTTLDPHMQEVAEHTIENRIIDNSNIQTALVAMDPRSGDVKALVGGRNFKESSFNRALQARRAPGSTFKPFLYYTALEHGYTASTPIKSEPTTFAMADGVTNYKPKNFKNRYANDFITMAQALALSDNIYAVKTNLYLGPDKLVKTAKKFGIKSELAGIPSLALGSKAVGVLELTNAYGVFANGGKKADPVFITKITDSKGEVLYQHEYESEQVIDENKAFVMTDLLAGTFDEKLNDYTSVTGSSINHYLTRPMAGKSGSTPNDSWMVGYAPQLVTGVWVGYDNNEELHDVNDTGYSKRIWAYFMEGALKNKQILSFEQPEGVTAVTINPQNGKLATESCPVTRISYYEKGTEPVEFCDEHGVSKEIKEKLEKKEEKKGFFKRIFSW; the protein is encoded by the coding sequence TGCTTGCCAAACTCATGGGTCCACCTGCTCTTTTAGTACCGCAAACAACGATCATGTATGCAGCCGACGGTTCTAAGATGGGCGAGATTAACAATGGCGGACAGAACCGATACTGGCTTCCTCTTAAAAAAATAGATAAAGATGTAATAAAAGCTACGATATCAATTGAAGATAAGAGTTTCTATAAACATAATGGCTTTGATTTTAAGAGAATCGCAGGCGCTTTATTAGCTGATATTAAAGCCGGCTCTAAAGTACAAGGAGCAAGCACGATCACACAGCAATATGCCCGCAACCTCTTTTTAACGCATGAAAAAACATGGCGCAGAAAATTTCAAGAGGCTTTTTATACACTTCGTCTCGAAATGAGTTATTCAAAGGATGAGATTTTAGAAGGATATTTAAACACAATCTATTATGGACACGGATCATACGGAATCCAGTCCGCTTCCCGGTACTATTTCGGAAAGAATGCTGAGGAACTAACACTTGCTGAATCAAGCATGCTCGCTGGAATTCCGAAAGGCCCGAGCTATTACTCTCCGATCCTGCATGAAGAAAACGCAAAAAAGAGACAGGAAATCATCCTGACAAGTATGGCCGAAGACGGTTCTATCAAAAAAGGAAAGATAAAGAACGCCGTTTCTGAAAAATTAACTTATGTTCAGGAAGAGGACGAAGAAGTTGCAGCAGTTGCACCATATTTTCAGGATGCTGTCATGCGTACGCTGAAAAAGGAACTCAACATCAATACAAACTCGGTTCAGTTCGGCGGTCTGCGCATCTACACAACACTCGACCCTCATATGCAGGAGGTAGCAGAGCACACGATTGAAAACCGGATTATCGATAACAGCAATATACAGACTGCTCTTGTGGCGATGGATCCTCGCAGTGGTGATGTAAAAGCATTAGTTGGCGGGCGGAATTTTAAAGAAAGTTCGTTCAACCGCGCACTACAGGCTAGAAGAGCTCCAGGTTCAACCTTTAAGCCGTTCCTTTATTATACAGCGCTGGAACACGGGTATACAGCCTCAACTCCTATCAAGTCTGAACCAACAACATTTGCTATGGCAGACGGAGTCACAAATTATAAACCAAAAAATTTTAAGAATCGCTACGCAAACGACTTTATAACGATGGCACAAGCACTCGCTCTTTCCGACAACATCTATGCGGTAAAAACAAACCTTTATTTAGGACCGGATAAGCTTGTAAAAACAGCAAAGAAATTCGGCATTAAGAGCGAGCTTGCAGGGATCCCTTCCTTGGCACTTGGCTCAAAAGCGGTCGGCGTTTTAGAACTTACAAATGCATACGGAGTCTTTGCAAACGGCGGAAAGAAAGCGGACCCTGTTTTCATTACGAAAATTACCGATTCAAAAGGTGAAGTACTCTATCAGCATGAATATGAGAGTGAACAAGTGATTGATGAAAACAAAGCATTTGTCATGACAGATCTTTTAGCTGGAACGTTTGATGAAAAACTGAATGATTATACGAGTGTAACAGGGTCAAGCATCAATCATTATTTGACTCGGCCAATGGCTGGGAAGTCTGGCTCCACACCAAATGACAGCTGGATGGTCGGTTATGCACCACAGCTCGTAACTGGAGTTTGGGTCGGGTACGATAATAACGAAGAGCTGCATGATGTGAATGATACAGGATACTCAAAGCGGATCTGGGCGTATTTTATGGAGGGTGCATTGAAAAACAAACAGATCTTGTCCTTTGAGCAGCCAGAAGGTGTAACCGCAGTCACGATCAACCCGCAAAACGGAAAGCTCGCAACGGAAAGCTGCCCGGTAACGCGCATCTCGTATTATGAAAAAGGAACAGAACCTGTAGAATTTTGTGATGAACACGGAGTTTCTAAAGAAATAAAAGAAAAACTGGAGAAAAAAGAAGAGAAAAAAGGATTTTTCAAGCGGATCTTTTCTTGGTGA
- a CDS encoding YwhD family protein, producing MKDFFNSNNAKDGDKKKKGMGFTIISGDSTDGHGGYGVGSLTLDHVTPVIVDVVDAVAYIDMGAMHARSDVEKRIKFTPNREDTPNPRLYWLVWVTINRGPEGPYYFGLTACEMQVDVEARRGYKSLPEHVNRMDKSMKGKVIVEDMDVNARRVLGNFLKEHDEEMFNRSGDEIKSLVE from the coding sequence ATGAAAGATTTTTTCAATTCCAATAACGCCAAAGACGGCGATAAAAAGAAAAAAGGTATGGGGTTCACCATTATTTCAGGTGACTCGACTGACGGTCATGGCGGATACGGTGTTGGAAGCTTAACGCTAGATCACGTTACACCTGTAATTGTAGATGTGGTAGACGCTGTAGCGTATATCGATATGGGCGCTATGCACGCTCGAAGTGATGTTGAAAAGCGCATTAAGTTCACTCCGAATCGCGAAGATACGCCAAACCCAAGATTGTATTGGCTCGTTTGGGTGACGATCAACCGCGGTCCAGAGGGTCCTTATTATTTCGGTTTAACAGCTTGTGAGATGCAAGTAGACGTTGAAGCACGAAGAGGATATAAAAGTTTGCCTGAACACGTGAATCGCATGGATAAATCCATGAAGGGCAAAGTCATCGTCGAGGATATGGATGTGAATGCCCGCCGAGTGCTCGGAAATTTCTTAAAAGAGCATGATGAAGAAATGTTTAATCGTTCTGGAGATGAAATCAAGTCTTTAGTGGAATAA